Part of the Drosophila pseudoobscura strain MV-25-SWS-2005 chromosome 2, UCI_Dpse_MV25, whole genome shotgun sequence genome, AAACTAAAAGACACATATTTCTATCATATGCCGGTACGAATGTGAGCATTTTGTCGGGTTAAGTCTCGCATTTGACTCGTTTACGATATCATTTGCGAGCGTGTGGTTCATTCTGGATTTTGTTTGAGTCTTCAACTTATTGACGAACTGAATAATAaagtataatataataatcCTACTTAAAGTAAGGTACATATGAATGTAAATACGTACCTTTATCATCATATTTTAGAGAACTATATACATCTATGCCTTTGGCTACAATCGGAGAATTTAGCGTTTTGTTGCGATCTAAACTTTGAACGACACTATCCTGGACTCGTTTCTTTGATTTGAGGCGTTCGCTAAGTGCttttgaatataaatattcTCTTCTCTGTCTGGCTTGTTTTCttaacatatttatttatttactaatTAATATTTTCAACCACGTGTAACTTGAAAACAATGTTATCAGTGTGACCAAGTGTAGAGAGCGAAAAACACAGAGAACATGGAGAAATATCGATATTAACATCTATGTCATCGATGTTTGGGTGCAGACATCGAGTTGGGTGCAAACATTTTATAGGCTCAGCACACTAATAATATCCCGCGGGAACGGTGGTATTTGTTGAAAGATGTGAAACCCCGATTTGCACTGGCACCATTCACCATCTGCCACACGTCATAAAGCAGCTGATGAGCATGAGCAAAATTGATTGAGTTGTAATTGATATCAAATTCGGTAACGGTAGCTGGCCGATATGAAGAATGAGAATTAGTTATCTATTGCGAGCGATATGCTGCGCTTATATTAGATTCAAACTTAAGACTgatcataaattaaattaaaagctATGATTGCAGACGGCTTCGCGGCCGGTGCTGCCGCGGCTCTGCCGTCGCCTGTGAATCTGTTCGTGGACCTCGCTAATATGCTAGGTCAGCACACGTCCAGTGTCGGTGGTTAacttgcatatttattttagtatatattttttgttagatcctatatttaaatatgtcAGTTTTTTAGCTAAAATTACCTTTTCATATGTGATAAACATATTATGTATGTGCATAATTTATAGCCTGCTTAAAATAAGGATATAAATCTGCTGGCtggctcatgatgacgcgACGGTAGCCAAACGCCGGAGCCGAAGACCCTGGGATTTAGTTTTCTGTGTTCGCTGTGCGATACGTTCGTTGCATGAACTGGAACATCTATAGACTGTATGGATAATTCTATCAATGGTGGGCAGAAACAACCGATGATTGGCTAATTTTACATCAATTGTATCGATAGCACTATCGAATTTTTGAAAACAATCTTTTGCGTCTCCAGCACGCTGCATTTATAAACAAACACTTTAAATTTATGTGGAAGTTCTATATTTGTAGTATACTGAATAGAAGCCGTGTGTTTTcgcatatgtacatgtatatctTATAGCAATTTTGAAAATGGTAAATACATTTCTATGAAATGCATTATTATTTAAACCAATTGAATACTAATTTGTATAGAATTTCAGCTCCACCTACATATGTGTTTCTTATGCCTCATTGGAATAgggatattaatttatttcgttCATCAGCGACCTTCATTTGATTATACAGGAATGTTATTGAGTCGTAACAAAGTGTACGTACAAAAACTCCTGTATTAATATTTACCTTTATATAcatgtattatttatattgtttaaatatatgtacctcTTCCTTTTCACCCGCGAATGAGACCGGTCGTAAAATCACAGCAGTCTAAAAAGAGGCTGGCTTTTTCAACACAGGCAAATTGATAAGTGGTAGAGAAGAGTGGATTATCGTTTAAGCGCTTGTTTTTCTTCTCAAGTCTTAACaagaaattgatttttttacTTTACATTTATACTCGATACTTaatcagtatggctctcctccggcagacggctcTAATAATTTCtaagacagaaaatcagtctgaacgtgtcgtcgggcgctgcgtagagaccgaaaattgatttgttatacccgatacttaaaatgtgtgtaacatccagaaggcagcgtttccgaccccataaggTATTCATAaggtatattcttgatcagcatcaatagccgagtcgaaaACAAACACTATAAACACATACACTTTCCCCGCAAATGTAATATACCCTATACTCAGTTgccaccgcaactctacatttatacccgatacatagtcattATGGCTACATTGACAGACAAAGAGTGAGTGCGGGAGCCACaagcgtagccactgcaaacaCTGGACTGGTCCGTTTTTATAACTAAGCAGACACCCAGAGCCATAGCTTAACTAGAgaaaataatggaaaaagTAATGcaaattagaaaatagatCCACTATTAGTGGATTATTAGTGTCAAGCGTTTaataaaatgttaaattaTTCTTAAATTCTTTAATATGGGTCACGTCTTAATAAAAGGATCGCAAAGCTTGAATTTACTCCTTACTGAAAAGGGTTTTGTTATTAGTGAGCTATATTATTAATGTTCGACTACCCTCTTACAATAATAGGCTAGTTCTCCTAACTATTCAACGTATTTCTCTAATCACCAGCCCTACCTTAAACAATTATTGGAAATATTTACTCCAGGGAGTTTAAGCGCCGTATTACTATGTTACAATACTCTTAACATTCCAGTTCGTGCATCTATTTAGTTCATGTATGACCTGTAACCATAATAAACTGCATCACCTTAACTATACGGACAGGTGCTATGTTACAAACAGGCAAATAATAATGGTTAATGGGCTTTTTGAATGCTGTGCATAGACAGACATAGAAGCCGTAAAAATGCTTGTGTTTGATAGTATTTACTGACGTACAAATAATCTACTGTATTATAATCTTTTATTAAACAGACAACCTTCAAGAACGCCTCTCTACATCGTTGTAGTCTGTTGCGGTCAACGAGTACAGGAGACACTTGTAATGATCAAATCAGCAATCGTTTTCAATTATGAAAAAGAGTATCttaaatttttgatttttactGAGAAAGAAAAAGATGATGAATTGAGAGAAAAGCTAACAGACTGGAAAAATATCGTAGCATCGTTTTTTGACTTTGAGATTTTACCTTTGAACTTTCCTAGTCAAAATAAGATTGAGTGGATGAATCTCTTCAAGCCCTGTGCCGCCCAGCGTCTTTTTTTGCCGGTAAGTCTAAATGAGTATTTCAGTTGCATGACCGATCCACGGCCACGGCCTctaacaacaacacacaaacaatatCGAACAATAAACGCCAAATTGTGACCTTACCAAcggataaattttaatttataaacacatttatttccaACACATTGACGATAAAGTTACTTTCATGGAGAAACGAGAAATGGCGAAGCAACTCTTGGCACTTTGGTGTTGCTGATGTCGAAACTTCTGCAAAACGACTAATTTTCCAAGAAAAGATTTGCCAACGTTCATTACAAAGAGACTATTTGATTTTGTGACATCTAGTTCTGCTACATTGTTCGATCGCTTTAATATTGCCAAagatgtttgtttgttgttttaacTGACTACCCTTCAGAATGGCATAGACatgaaaattttcaaaatgctttaaaaatattaacaaatatAAAAGTGGTGATACAGCCGAACGTGGTGTTAAACTTATGCAAGACTATAACCAAATACTTACCAAAAAAGAAGCTGAGTTTCAGAAGTTGCTAAACATCGCAAAAGAATATGCTAGTCAGTATCcattgaataataaaaatgccTTAATATAAGGCAATGTTTTGCCCAAATTTTGGCAGTTGGATAAGCAACTGTCTCAACTGCAAGATTGAGAGTTTTGAGCGAATATGGTCCCTTTTGTTTCCAGATTTGTATAAACGATAACTCaaacaaataatatttaaaaaaatacaaatcaatttattttgcatttattcTAGTTTAAGTACCTGTAGCATAGTGAGGACTTACGatcattatttatgattctgcgtattcccatatttttaattttttgtaatgAAAAGAATACGTACACAAGAAGTCTGCAGTTGGTCTAGATCTTATGGTCTCTGAAGTTTTATTCGTCTAGCAAGACCGACGAAAAACCTTCAGACGTAgacttcgttttttttttactttttgaaTGCGCACAAAATATAATCtaaaaacttaattttaaaatgtaaaataataattttttttttttctagtcTTTATTGACCAATGTGGACTCATTGCTATATGTGGACACGGATACACTGTTTTTGTCACCAATATCTGAAATATGGGCATTTTTTAAAAAGTTTAATGACAGTCAAATGGCCGCACTGACGCCCGAGcacgaaaatgaaaacataGGTTGGTACAACCGATTTGCGCGTCATCCATTCTATGGCCGACTTGGTGTGAACTCCGGCGTCATGTTAATGAATCTGACACGAATGCGTGAATTTCATTGGGAAAAACATATCTTATCTATACATGAAGAGTACAAGCTGCGTATTATATGGGGCGATCAAGacattataaatatatttttttattattatccTGACAAACTTTTCGTTATGCCCTGTGAATATAACTATCGGCCAGATCACTGTATGTATATGAGTACTTGTAACATGACACATTCTGGTGTTAAATTGATGCACGGTATTCGGGGATATTTTCATACCGACAAGCAACcacttttcaaaattatttatgaaTCCATGGAAAGGTATCAGCTTGGATCTAATACAAACACCAATTTTTTAATGCCTCTACGTACTGgtttaaatcaaaaatcagTAAATGAATCTAGCTGTGGAAAGATCTCAACAGAAGTGCTGAAAATGGCTACTAAACTTTTTGGCAATAGCTTTTAAGGGATAAAGCATACATTATACGTAAGATAAGTAGAACGCAAGCTAATATAgaaattaacaaatttttgTACAACTGTTTACATAATATACTTTAGTTTTAGAGTTGTATACATTCctaaatagaaaataaatttgGGGCTATTTCGAAACTCCCGAATTTTCGCGTGGGGAATACAAAAACTCTGAACTTTTTTATATCATTACAAACTTTTGAAGATTTGCTAGAAAGTgtattataatattaatattggCTAATGCTCTGGTGTTCGCATTGGGGTTCTGTCCCAGATCAGTGGCCGTCGCGAATATTTTAGCCGTGAATTGTTTGGTCGTGAATTCATGAAGATCTTTGCTTCCATTAAGGCGGTTAAGACTCCGTAGCTAGGAGTCTGGTAGTTGGAGAACTTCCCTCTTGGTTGGGACTGCTACCTTTACCCAAATTTTCCCAAAGTAGTCCACACCATTGCTGGTACGCATGCTCTGCATGATCGTCTCATGAACCATATGATGAGGAATGTGATATGGCCTCGCTTTGGTAAGCTTTGCAGCTGATTTCATTGTTTCTTCAGTGGCCCGAAACATATTGACTCAGCGCTGCCCAAGGCTGTGACAGCTTTGACATCCACAAATCGCAAATACtattagagctagagcaaccaaattttgtatccataGTCCTGTTAATCCcgctgttacaagtgtattttaaaacttcgccccacctccacaaagaacgaacatctgtggcattcacaatattgaagatacgagaaaaataaaaacgcacaatcataaagaatgaccatatctaccagattgccgaatctggatcagatcagatcatttttaaagccaaaaggaacaaatcaatttgcagtagCTACTATGCACCCGGCGACACGCTCAGACATGTTTTTTTGTCCCGCGGACGGGAGCGATCGTAGTGGTGGAGATCCGTATGGGACGTGGCAGTCGGTTTCACCGCtcaggctatcgccggatagcgcctTCAGGACCCCATCGAACTCAGAATTAatacgaaggtctttgctatgcGATAATACCGGCaggtatcaccgagagtgcctaggctatcgccggacagcggacTCGGGATCCTGCTGGGCCACAAACTACGGGAGGGGGATAACGCGAGAGCGCCAACAAGTATCCCTAAGGGCGCCTAGGCAGTCACCGGATATCGGCCCTGAGATATTGTTGGGTAACGAACTACTGGAGGGAATCATAAGGAGGGGGGGGCCAACAGGTGTCGCCTAAAACGCCTAGGCTATCGTCGGACAGCGGCCTCGGGATCCTGCTGGGCCATAAACTACGGGAGGGGATCATGCGGGAGTGCCGACAGGGGTCACCGAGAGCGCTTAGACGATCACCGGACGTCGGCCTCGGGATCCTGCCGGGCTACGAACTACTGGAGGGAGCCACGCGGGGTACCGACGGGCATCTGTAACGAATACGGATCACCATGTGGGCGGGGCAAGAAGAGACTCGGGCCAGAGGCGTAAGGATGTGCAGAGAAGGCGAAACCCCAGACATCCGGTTTCCCTAGTGTATAGATTGTTGGTGATCCAGCTATGTTTTCGTTGTATCCATTAAATTAAACGTCTGGCTCCTCTGGGCTTCTCCAATCGACTCTTTGATCCACTTTTTTTCCAGCTTAGAACCGGCGTTCTCTCGCTCGCTTTTAGGTTCGTTACAATACATGAAGAGTACAAGCTGAGTATTATATGGGGCGATCAtgacaatataaatatacttttttattattatccTGAAAAACTTTTCATTATGCCCTGTGAATATAACTATCGTACTTGTAACATGACACATTCTGGTGTTAAATTAATGCACAGTATTAGGGGATATTTTCATGCCGACAAGCAACCACTTTTCAAACTTATTTATGAATCCATGGAATGGTATCAGCTTGGATCTAATACAATCGTAATAACGCCTCTATGTACTGGTTTTACCAATCACCTATTTTTGCATACAATCAATGACTTTtcttaaacttttttttcaGGAACTAATCT contains:
- the shams gene encoding glucoside xylosyltransferase 2 isoform X2; translated protein: MCFLCLIGIGILIYFVHQRPSFDYTGMLLSRNKVQPSRTPLYIVVVCCGQRVQETLVMIKSAIVFNYEKEYLKFLIFTEKEKDDELREKLTDWKNIVASFFDFEILPLNFPSQNKIEWMNLFKPCAAQRLFLPSLLTNVDSLLYVDTDTLFLSPISEIWAFFKKFNDSQMAALTPEHENENIGWYNRFARHPFYGRLGVNSGVMLMNLTRMREFHWEKHILSIHEEYKLRIIWGDQDIINIFFYYYPDKLFVMPCEYNYRPDHCMYMSTCNMTHSGVKLMHGIRGYFHTDKQPLFKIIYESMERYQLGSNTNTNFLMPLRTGLNQKSVNESSCGKISTEVLKMATKLFGNSF
- the shams gene encoding glucoside xylosyltransferase 1 isoform X3, yielding MAALTPEHENENIGWYNRFARHPFYGRLGVNSGVMLMNLTRMREFHWEKHILSIHEEYKLRIIWGDQDIINIFFYYYPDKLFVMPCEYNYRPDHCMYMSTCNMTHSGVKLMHGIRGYFHTDKQPLFKIIYESMERYQLGSNTNTNFLMPLRTGLNQKSVNESSCGKISTEVLKMATKLFGNSF
- the shams gene encoding glucoside xylosyltransferase 2 isoform X1; the encoded protein is MLHLHMCFLCLIGIGILIYFVHQRPSFDYTGMLLSRNKVQPSRTPLYIVVVCCGQRVQETLVMIKSAIVFNYEKEYLKFLIFTEKEKDDELREKLTDWKNIVASFFDFEILPLNFPSQNKIEWMNLFKPCAAQRLFLPSLLTNVDSLLYVDTDTLFLSPISEIWAFFKKFNDSQMAALTPEHENENIGWYNRFARHPFYGRLGVNSGVMLMNLTRMREFHWEKHILSIHEEYKLRIIWGDQDIINIFFYYYPDKLFVMPCEYNYRPDHCMYMSTCNMTHSGVKLMHGIRGYFHTDKQPLFKIIYESMERYQLGSNTNTNFLMPLRTGLNQKSVNESSCGKISTEVLKMATKLFGNSF